A single window of Solanum dulcamara chromosome 5, daSolDulc1.2, whole genome shotgun sequence DNA harbors:
- the LOC129889435 gene encoding uncharacterized protein LOC129889435 → MAASYEYEEGGYPQQTDAAAYDPNFVPDSVKSFVVHLYRHIREKNVYEIHQMYESSFQTLSERMFKETPWPSVDAVAPYVDNDHVFCLLYREMWFRHLYARLSPTLRQRIDSWDNYCSLFQVVLHGVVNMQLPNQWLWDMVDEFVYQFQAFCQYRAKMKSKTAEEIALLKQYDQAWNVYGVLNFLQALVEKSTIIQILEREKEGLEEFTATDGYDYNGGSNVLKVLGYFSMIGLLRVHCLLGDYHTGLKCLRPIDITQQGVYTSVIGSHIATIYHYGFANLMLRRYVEATHEFNKILLYIYKTKQYHQKSPQYEQILKKNEQMYALLAISLSLCPQVKLVEETVNSQLREKYGEKMARMQRFDEEAFALYDELFSYACPKFITPSAPSFEEPLVNYNQDAYRLQLKLFLYEVKQQQLLAGVRSFLKGYSTISLGKLANYMEVDEPILRTILMTYKHKTHAVDSDGKIISNADVDFYIDEDMIRVVESKSAKKYGDYFLRQIVKLEGIMTDIDRIKLE, encoded by the exons ATGGCAGCTTCCTACGAGTACGAAGAGGGAGGGTACCCACAACAAACTGATGCAGCCGCTTACGACCCGAATTTCGTGCCAGATTCCGTAAAATCGTTCGTGGTTCATCTGTATAGGCACATAAGGGAGAAGAATGTTTACGAGATTCACCAGATGTATGAGTCCTCTTTTCAGACATTGAGTGAGCGTATGTTTAAGGAAACACCTTGGCCTTCCGTTGACGCCGTTGCACCTTACGTTGATAATGACCATGTTTTCTGCTTGCTTTACCGTGAAATGTGGTTCCGTCATTTGTATGCTAGGCTTTCTCCTACTCTTAGACAACGGATTGATTCTTGGGATAATTATTGCAGCCTTTTCCAG GTGGTGCTGCATGGTGTGGTTAACATGCAATTGCCAAACCAGTGGTTGTGGGACATGGTAGACGAGTTTGTATACCAATTCCAGGCGTTCTGTCAATATCGTGCAAAGATGAAGAGCAAAACTGCGGAGGAGATTGCATTGCTGAAGCAGTACGACCAG GCTTGGAACGTCTACGGCGTCCTCAACTTCTTACAAGCCCTTGTGGAGAAATCCACGATAATCCAAATCTTGGAGAGGGAAAAGGAAGGTCTTGAAGAGTTTACTGCTACTGATGGGTATGATTACAATGGTGGAAGTAATGTCTTGAAGGTTTTGGGCTATTTCAGCATGATAGGCTTGCTCAGAGTTCATTGTCTGTTGGGTGATTATCATACTGGCCTGAAGTGCTTACGTCCAATTGACATAACTCAACAGGGTGTTTACACCAGTGTTATTGGGAGCCACATAGCCACAATATATCATTACGGTTTTGCTAATCTTATGTTGAGGAG GTATGTAGAAGCTACCCATGAATTTAACAAAATCCTTCTATATATTTATAAGACAAAGCAGTATCACCAGAAGTCACCCCAGTACGAGCAGATACTGAAGAAAAATGAGCAGATGTATGCCCTGTTGGCTATATCTTTGTCACTGTGCCCTCAAGTGAAATTAGTTGAAGAAACTGTGAATTCTCAATTAAGGGAGAAGTATGGTGAGAAGATGGCGAGAATGCAAAGATTTGATGAAGAGGCATTTGCACTCTATGACGAGCTCTTTTCATATGCGTGCCCTAAGTTCATTACTCCCTCAGCTCCAAGTTTTGAGGAGCCTCTTGTAAATTACAACCAG GATGCCTATAGGCTACAGTTGAAGCTATTTCTTTATGAAGTGAAGCAGCAACAATTATTGGCCGGTGTTAGGTCCTTTTTGAAAGGGTATTCAACAATCTCCTTGGGGAAGCTTGCAAATTACATGGAAGTGGATGAACCCATTTTAAG GACAATTTTGATGACATACAAGCACAAAACACATGCTGTCGATTCTGATGGCAAGATAATTTCTAATGCCGATGTGGACTTCTACATTGATGAA GACATGATCCGTGTAGTAGAATCTAAGTCGGCCAAGAAGTATGGTGACTACTTTTTGCGTCAGATTGTGAAG CTTGAAGGGATCATGACTGATATTGACAGGATAAAGCTGGAGTAA